One Equus caballus isolate H_3958 breed thoroughbred chromosome 14, TB-T2T, whole genome shotgun sequence DNA segment encodes these proteins:
- the FAM170A gene encoding protein FAM170A isoform X1: MKRRQKRKHLEDEESQETAEKGGGISKSQEDAPQLGSTGVAKDSGLRVGEASSASEYFSCVSSPRKLIRGGIRGLHRDSPQPTTPLAQVQEQGETAPPSPHVSFSSPSSYKTCVSSLCINKEERGMKIYYMQVQMKKGVAVSWETEETSESLEKQPRMEEMTLPEDVRVGTPPSDISTRNLLSDSEPSGEEKEHEERTESNSPPGSPAVEERPRAKTPDWLVTMDMGFRCMACCRVFSTLESLQEHVQFGIREGFSCHVFHLTMAQLTGTVESESTQEKKEEKKEKEKEEEEEKENEEEQPTGEDPGMRRPWSQRPGYVFHSPKDRNN; encoded by the exons GAATCTCGAAGTCACAAGAGGATGCCCCTCAGCTTGGATCCACTGGGGTGGCCAAAGACTCAGGCCTAAGGGTAGGGGAGGCCTCCTCTGCCTCCGAATACTTCTCCTGCGTTTCTTCTCCACGCAAGCTCATCCGTGGTG GAATCCGGGGATTACATCGAGACAGTCCCCAGCCTACAACACCCCTAGCCCAGGTTCAGGAACAAGGGGAGACTGCTCCCCCCTCACCACATGTCTCCTTCTCGTCCCCTTCATCCTATAAGACCTGTGTGTCCTCTCTGTGTataaacaaagaggaaagggGCATGAAAATATACTACATGCAGGTACAAATGAAAAAGGGTGTGGCTGTCTCCTGGGAGACAGAGGAAACCTCAGAGTCACTAGAAAAGCAGCCGAGGATGGAAGAAATGACCCTTCCTGAGGACGTGCGGGTAGGTACTCCCCCCTCTGATATTTCCACCAGAAACCTCCTGTCTGACAGCGAGCCcagtggggaggagaaagagcaTGAGGAAAGGACAGAGTCAAACAGCCCGCCAGGGTCACCCGCAGTGGAGGAGAGACCCAGGGCCAAGACACCTGACTGGCTGGTGACCATGGACATGGGCTTCAGGTGCATGGCCTGCTGCCGGGTCTTCTCCACCTTGGAGAGCCTCCAGGAGCACGTGCAGTTtgggatcagggagggcttcaGCTGCCACGTCTTTCATCTCACCATGGCTCAGCTGACAGGCACAGTGGAATCAGAGAGCAcccaggagaagaaggaggagaagaaggagaaagagaaagaggaggaagaagaaaaggaaaatgaagaggagCAGCCCACAGGGGAAGACCCTGGCATGAGGAGACCCTGGAGCCAACGTCCAGGCTATGTGTTTCATTCTCCAAAGGACAGGAA CAACTGA
- the FAM170A gene encoding protein FAM170A isoform X2 — MKRRQKRKHLEDEESQETAEKGGGISKSQEDAPQLGSTGVAKDSGLRVGEASSASEYFSCVSSPRKLIRGGIRGLHRDSPQPTTPLAQVQEQGETAPPSPHVSFSSPSSYKTCVSSLCINKEERGMKIYYMQVQMKKGVAVSWETEETSESLEKQPRMEEMTLPEDVRLTGTVESESTQEKKEEKKEKEKEEEEEKENEEEQPTGEDPGMRRPWSQRPGYVFHSPKDRNN, encoded by the exons GAATCTCGAAGTCACAAGAGGATGCCCCTCAGCTTGGATCCACTGGGGTGGCCAAAGACTCAGGCCTAAGGGTAGGGGAGGCCTCCTCTGCCTCCGAATACTTCTCCTGCGTTTCTTCTCCACGCAAGCTCATCCGTGGTG GAATCCGGGGATTACATCGAGACAGTCCCCAGCCTACAACACCCCTAGCCCAGGTTCAGGAACAAGGGGAGACTGCTCCCCCCTCACCACATGTCTCCTTCTCGTCCCCTTCATCCTATAAGACCTGTGTGTCCTCTCTGTGTataaacaaagaggaaagggGCATGAAAATATACTACATGCAGGTACAAATGAAAAAGGGTGTGGCTGTCTCCTGGGAGACAGAGGAAACCTCAGAGTCACTAGAAAAGCAGCCGAGGATGGAAGAAATGACCCTTCCTGAGGACGTGCGG CTGACAGGCACAGTGGAATCAGAGAGCAcccaggagaagaaggaggagaagaaggagaaagagaaagaggaggaagaagaaaaggaaaatgaagaggagCAGCCCACAGGGGAAGACCCTGGCATGAGGAGACCCTGGAGCCAACGTCCAGGCTATGTGTTTCATTCTCCAAAGGACAGGAA CAACTGA